The genome window ggccagtgtgataataaaaaaaaaaataaaataattttaataataaatacagcctctcctcacttagtgacatactctTTTACCAACTCCtcggacttatgacaggctctctgactagtattcatacctaaataatgtatattagagttggtttcctctattctgtttattttaaaatactacagtggtaccccaagtttcagccataattcattcaagaaggctgttcgagtgccgttactgaacgaatttgttcccataaggaataatgtaaattagattagtctgtttcagactcccaaaaatacacttacaaaagcacttacaataatacacttacataattgttcaagttgggagctgtacaaaactcagggtaccactgtacggtataaaaatataccagaaatgttataaatggtgcaaaggtgacattaaaacaatattaaagatggttgacacaaactcactaccattatatgctcctcacttatcgacgaattcgtttaacgacgtggtctcaggaacagaactccatcgttaattaagtgaggagaagctgtactgTAATAAAAACTTGTTACCTTTTTAATTCTTACAATAAACTTGAGGTGATAGATGTGTGGGGTTACTGGGAGAGAGGGTCGTCAACCTCATACACTTCATCATCAAATGCTTCATCAGTCAGGGTTTCATAAGCCTGGATTTCTTCAACATCTGAAGAGGCTTTAGAGGTAGATGGCACCGGTCTGAAGACTTTGTCTAAGGAAGTTTACACCGTTTTTCTCTTCTCGTCGTTTATAAGATGGTAGCATGAGATAGAATTGTTAACACAAGTTGAAACCTTTGAGAATCTCTCAATATTAGGGTTCTGAAGCTCAAACATAcggagactctctctctctctctctctaagagaAAATGCCTAGGCCATCATTTTCATTTAAAACTTTTTAGAAGGAACAGTTTTATCTTGTTCCTCTTGCTTTTCTTTATGCTGCATGTCTTCCAGTTCCATCAAATCTTCATTTGTCAGCTCCTCAGATTGTGACTCAAACAGCTCCTCAAAGTCTTCTTCCTCTAGGTCCAGATGAAGTTCCTCACTAAAGCCAACAAGACTGGTGACAATATCTTTTGCATCCTCAGCCAGATCAAAGCCCTCGAAGCTTTGACAAATTGTGGACATAAAGCCACTAATGAGCATGTTACCAAACTGTTGACTTTGGTGCTGCCCAGCATGGGTTGCGGCAAAACGTCGTACTACGCAGGTGTGCAACTCAAAATTCGGATATGTGGAAGTATCGCAAATGAAACTAACTAACACAGCAGTTTGTTCATATGTTCGAATGTTTGCAAGTAGGGTGGCGTCTGTATAACCAAAGAAATTTCTCCCAACTGTCAACTTTGcaactaattttttttaaataagctTACATGTCCATTGATACAATGTCATTGGTTTATAAACATTAGTTTTACAATTGTATTGCATTTCAAAATGTGGTAAATCCTTGTAGGCCTTACTTTAGGTAGCACCAGTATTAACTTACTTGCAATTCATTCACCGTTTTCTGAACAGGGGTACCTGTGACACACCATCTATTAATTGCTGCAAGTCTGAGAGCCATCTCTGCAGTTTTGTTGGTAGTACACTCAACCATCTGAGCTTCATCCAGACACACCCGCCACCATTCCACACAAGGGAGAGGAGATGGAGTTGCCATAAATCGCTTGGGATGTCGAAACCTTCAAGAAAATGCAAGGCTTAGTCGTTACTTTATTTGACGTTTCATGGCAGAAAAGAATAAGTGCCACATTCAAACAGAGGAGAAAAACACAGGTACAGGAGAGATCAGAGATATGAAGTTTCAAGTTACCATATTTTGTTATGAAGCTCTGAGCCTGAGGCAATATCTATACATTTCCAGAAATAgacgaaagattttttttttttttttattatcacaccggccgattcccaccaaggcagggtggcccgaaaaagaaaaactttcaccatcattcactccatcactgtcttgccagaagggtgctttacactacagtttttaaactgcaacattaacacccctccttcagagtgcaggcactgtacttcccatctccaggactcaagtccggcctgccggtttccctgaatcccttcataaatgttactttgctcacactccaacagcacgtcaagtattaaaaaccatttgtctccattcactcctatcaaacacgctcaagcatgcctgctggaagtccaagcccctcgcacacaaaacctcctttaccccctccctccaacccttcctaggccgacccctaccccgccttccttccactacagactgatacactcttgaagtcattctgtttcgctccattctctctacatgtccgaaccacctcaacaacccttcctcagccctctggacaacagttttggtaatcccgcacctcctcctaacttccaaactacgaattctctgcattatattcacaccacacattgccctcagacatgacatctccactgcctccagccttctcctcgctgcaacattcatcacccacgcttcacacccatataagagcgttggtaaaactatactctcatacattcccctctttgcctccaaggacaaagttctttgtctccacagactcctaagtgcaccactcactctttttccctcatcaattctatgattcacctcatctttcatagacccatccgctgacacgtccactcccaaatatctgaaagatTATGGAATCAATTCATTCACTAACTGGGATTTGGGCCTTGGCAGTTCTTATTTACTTTCGTCTTGCATGCCTCATATGCAAAAACGACGAGTACTAAAATTATGAAGATACGATACTGATTAAAAATGAAAAAGTAGATCTATAGGatacaactaaaaaaaaaatatagtactATACCTTCTTCCCATCCGACTGTTACTGTGAGGCAAATCCACATAGTTCAGTTCTCGGCTGAGAGTCTCGTAGGTGGTGATGACAATATCAAAGTTGGCAAGGTAATGAGGTTGCATGTAGCCCTGAGTTGACACACCCTTATAAACCAGCATCCTAATAGCTTTGTGCTTCAGGTGTTTCATAATTTCATTAACCCACTGAAAAAAATGAAATCTCAGAAAAAATACCATTAACTAGGGTACTCttaaaaatacaaataaaatTCAAAACTATATTGTATTGCTGAAGAATCTACTAGACTATTATGACATTAAATAATTAAAAGTTGTTTTCATAATGAAAAATCTAATTAGAAGCACCTCTGTAACAGACTGACAGGTCAAGCATTTTATGATAAAAATGACTGAGACAGTACATAAAATATGAACAAAGCTCAAGGCAGTCATGTTTTCAATAAAAAACCAAGTTCTAACAAAGTCAAGTTACATTACAAACTAAAATTTTATTTCTCATATTTTGTACAAAGCCTAGTTCTTAAAAATTAAACATCTACACTTAAGACCTATTTCCACCTTTGCCACAAATGCTTTTCAATTTTTTAACCTATAATTCCTCCAAATTTCTAAGAATATCAAAATGATAAACTGTTTCCAGCTGACCTGAAAGCTAATGGCTGAAGGAGTGACAATGAGGGTTGCTCCAGATACCACTGGCTGTTCCTGCGTCCAGCAGTGTGGGCAGATATACACCCCTCTATAGGGATCTGTCACATCGTACTGCACACAGTCAGCATGCTGCCACAGACTACACACTGAGCACTGAACTCTAAACTTCTCATCTCGGTTTTCAATTTCTGCAGATCCACAGAGGCACTCAAAGAAACTCTTTTGGGCCACTTTAGTATCAAAGAATCCTTGTATAGTTTTTCGTGTCACTACTTCACTGGCACTGTATTTTGCCATGCTATTATTGTACTGAATTTGAAGCCTTTCCTTTACTGACATCATATAATATGGATCCTTTTTTCTTGTCCTCAAAAATTTGCGAAAGTCCTTATAAGAACCTTCCTTTTTATAATCTTTGGCATTACCATCCCAACATTCTTTAATAATGGCAGATTCAATAGAAGACCAATGGGTGCTTTCAGAAATTTCTTGATCTACATTATATGTAGTTTTCtttatgttattttttttaaggGCAGTTTTCTTTTCTGGAAGCTCATAATTATCCTCATCTtctatatcatcatcatcaaaggATACATATCCACAGACAAACTTTGCAGCCTGTCTCTTTGGTCGTCCACTCTTATTCAGACTATCATCATTCTCTCTCTTTGGTAAGTGTACTTTGATACGATTCTGAGGAATTTCAGACTCTTTATTCACtcgctttttgttttttttttctcttgttaCATTTCTTGTTCCTTTGGAATCAGTTGGGCTAGAATCCTGGGCAATGTATTTGCTCTTACTTTCTTCCAAGGAAGAATCttccactccctcaccttcctcctctggtacaccatcaagtgtaaAAATGTCATTTCCAGTTAACCTCTTACCTGATTTTCTTTTACGTTTAGGCTTATGAGATTCAATGTTAATTGGATCTTGATAAGCTGGCTTTTTGACATTCTGTCTTGGATGGCACAACATGCATGAAAGAACTTCCACTGTCTTTCCTAGCCCCATTTCATCAGCTAGAATACCCCCAGGAGTTGgtaagacagccagaggtttatcCTTTACAATAAACCCTCCATATTTATTGAAGTAAAGGGTAACATTATCTTTACTCTTAATTTCCACAAATAAGCAGTGCAAATCCCCAGAGTTATCCATGTTTTCTTTTTTCACTTGTTCATATTTCTCCTGATGCAACATCCACTTTACAGCAGACTTTTGGTATGGTCTTAGCTGAGGAATCAGACTGGGATGCTGTACATCTAAGGAGCAGTACTCTTTATCAACATGCCAGTTCTTGATAGCAGTGAAGAGATCTTCCACATTATGCTTCATATTTTTGGTACCATTATAGGTAAACATACGAACACCAAAGAAATAAGAAACTACTGCACCCATAAACTCGTTACAATGAATATTATCACTGGGATGCCGTAATTCAGATAAACCTCCTCTTTTCAAGAAAACACTTAATGTCATTTCATTACTGGAATCATCAAAACTTTCTAGAGTAAGATCAAAGTATCGCTGAGTGGATAACCCTTGCCATAATTCCACATCCAAGATGCCTTCTATCATATAGTGACAAAAATTATCAGCAGATTTTTTCCTTTGTTTAGACTTTTTTGGTGACCCTTCAGAGTTCCACTCAAAGTAAACAGCACTATTATTAGCCTCTAAACTCACATACACCCAAAATTCAGAAGCAGGTATCTGATGAAAGTCTTTGCTTGTCACTTTATCTTTGAGCTTGAAACACACATTTCCAAAATGGCAAAAAATACTCTTATCTCTTTCTTTTCTTGGACTTGCTATGCTATTGTTTTCTGTCTTTAAAACTTTTGCATAAAACTGACAGTTATTAAGAACAGTTTTAAAATCACCATAGTTCACTTCCTCTcgtaccactctctctctccgccTTGGCAGATACACAACTTCATCATCAAATTCATCAATAAAATCGTCATCTCCATCTTCATACCGAACCTGTGCAAACCTTCCCCAACGGACTTCCCGTGGCCGCAGTGCTGGATCTCCTAGGGCACCAGGTATAAAAtctatatcatcatcatcatcatcaatcaatTCATTGTTCAGTAAAAGGGCAATGTCATCATCATCTCTTGGCTGGGCATCATCTTCCTGTCTTGCACCAGCATCTCCATTATCTCTCTGGTTGTCCGCTGGACCTGCACCATCAATTAAGTTCCACTGAGCTCTCCTCTGCTGTATTTCATTCAACTGTTGAGGAGGCTGCTTGCTTCGTACCATTGTGCCCCTTTACTCTGGTGGACCTGTGCAAAAGCATTATTGTAGTTATTTCATTAATAAAGCAAATAGCATGTAAAAGTGTACTATACAACTatgttatacagtagtgtacagtgtactgtacatTACAAAATTTAAATAAATTATACAAGCTCTAATAATATCTGCATATGCATAGGAAAATTTAATACTTATTACAATCTTCATGGACAGATCTTGTGTGTTGTTTAGAATCCTTACTAAGAAATGTTTTCAAAGAAGGATGTGAACCATTAGTCATGATAAAAAATAAtgttaaaagtttttcttttgggAGCTAGGTCCCCAGTTAAGGGTAAGTAAACAAAGGCATGCCAGTCTCGTATCTACTGCCGGTGGAGTAAACTCATGCAGGGTTATTTACGGTTGGGTTTCATTAGCTTAGATTACGTTTCTTATTTTTGCACAACACATAATAATTTCCATAACAAAATCAACTTATTATTGGGCATAAGGGCGAGATCTCTATGTATTTCAATAATACCTTGGCTCGAGACCCAGCACAGGTGaaatattgggcatgtttcccTATACTTGCTGCCCTTGTCTCCTAgtaggaagtaggtacctgggtgttaacctaGGTAAGTTTATTTGGGcaaaggtacacataagtacaagtatcatacatagtttaatatatgtgtaaattaccaaggataactcaaaaaacacgccaaagtgatttatttccattagggttctTTTGGGTATCACCCACTGTAGTGGATGGCATCGTGGGGGACAAATTAGTAACTTTAATTAGGAACAAGTATACATA of Cherax quadricarinatus isolate ZL_2023a chromosome 61, ASM3850222v1, whole genome shotgun sequence contains these proteins:
- the LOC128699407 gene encoding E3 ubiquitin-protein ligase SHPRH, with amino-acid sequence MVRSKQPPQQLNEIQQRRAQWNLIDGAGPADNQRDNGDAGARQEDDAQPRDDDDIALLLNNELIDDDDDDIDFIPGALGDPALRPREVRWGRFAQVRYEDGDDDFIDEFDDEVVYLPRRRERVVREEVNYGDFKTVLNNCQFYAKVLKTENNSIASPRKERDKSIFCHFGNVCFKLKDKVTSKDFHQIPASEFWVYVSLEANNSAVYFEWNSEGSPKKSKQRKKSADNFCHYMIEGILDVELWQGLSTQRYFDLTLESFDDSSNEMTLSVFLKRGGLSELRHPSDNIHCNEFMGAVVSYFFGVRMFTYNGTKNMKHNVEDLFTAIKNWHVDKEYCSLDVQHPSLIPQLRPYQKSAVKWMLHQEKYEQVKKENMDNSGDLHCLFVEIKSKDNVTLYFNKYGGFIVKDKPLAVLPTPGGILADEMGLGKTVEVLSCMLCHPRQNVKKPAYQDPINIESHKPKRKRKSGKRLTGNDIFTLDGVPEEEGEGVEDSSLEESKSKYIAQDSSPTDSKGTRNVTREKKNKKRVNKESEIPQNRIKVHLPKRENDDSLNKSGRPKRQAAKFVCGYVSFDDDDIEDEDNYELPEKKTALKKNNIKKTTYNVDQEISESTHWSSIESAIIKECWDGNAKDYKKEGSYKDFRKFLRTRKKDPYYMMSVKERLQIQYNNSMAKYSASEVVTRKTIQGFFDTKVAQKSFFECLCGSAEIENRDEKFRVQCSVCSLWQHADCVQYDVTDPYRGVYICPHCWTQEQPVVSGATLIVTPSAISFQWVNEIMKHLKHKAIRMLVYKGVSTQGYMQPHYLANFDIVITTYETLSRELNYVDLPHSNSRMGRRFRHPKRFMATPSPLPCVEWWRVCLDEAQMVECTTNKTAEMALRLAAINRWCVTGTPVQKTVNELQGLLMFLGVDPYWVVQWWNRCLFLPYCHGVKEPLHNLVAQYMWRNAKKDVIHQIDIPQQTEEVHWLSFTRVEEHFYQRLHAECSYDAQQRLKKFPDTKTKLNSLDRSTLNSLLHPLLKLRQACNHPQVVKGQFLSMNRKTMTMEMLLENLIKKTKLETEEAHRLLIASMNGLAGIHIIQEEWSQAVEMYRSVLRSIEEHANIKTDSLQRLHTLHNLAEILESGHPNIQPTLRDDSLREEAETIRKRYLQHYPQQVATADLECNQNTKAVESLEKNYNLRTKWWLAALESFDDDFVLEVRDEMLSSYSRFEENKCILYPVKTRAHLQLVLNAEMKKIKNQRLEMINGVKYLQSLDPVSLLDGAIDCHLRPTESEPPQCLICATHELFEDYEETLFSMRELKHSRTTGVSKETEDIKDKAQVMQATRRGHWGQSENERVLRYLQTKSLEKVEREIYKDSQTHFKIWEATKREFKNYRILWRAIFDSVSAMDEVNMATIRLRLRFPDEEIPLQKKKKQREDLEKKMEALRYVVEAGELPQLQLKLKSDKIVATNDLKIKLGQLLYLQNLAKTDFGKEGGKNPEPCPICQGELGEKWAVLLCGHCYCMECMRTLSNRGFNGMDKSAVKCPMCRQPTRTREISYVDTKAKEEEEVKVRILNQNPVNIKKLL